A section of the Pedobacter sp. HDW13 genome encodes:
- a CDS encoding WG repeat-containing protein yields MKNLITAFLFLIATSFFAQAQQLTPFNEKGLIGFKDITGRVVVAPKYDYSSDFSEGLALVELNNTNGYINNKGQEVIKLKYYGGYSFQNGLAVVYNYRLKYGIIDTKGNEIVPLKYDRIGGISDGVRVFELNKKFGLMDKNGKELFITPYDRISGFANGLALITQDKKMGYMDKFGKIVIPAVYDDATFFLGANAFVEKESKIYMIDTKGNIIKALPYDKLGFIGEKAVNVKLNGKTGRLNASGKEIIPPVYDGIGRFNANGQATFTANKKKGLIDLNGRILIPAAYDELSSFGRARYQAAQDGKEMILDTLGNQVSPNKYEKIGYDSEGLSLMVTNGKYGFLDREGKEAIAPKYQFVGDFYYGMARVKLNNLWGFIDKNERVVIPIQYTFVTGMILYHAKIRVGEKWGMINDKGKVVIEPVYSDLGIFTEGRVKVKIDGKWGFLDEEGKLVVQNLYAEVEDFDEGRAIVTLGDKKIKIDKNGKQVEN; encoded by the coding sequence ATGAAAAACCTAATTACTGCTTTCCTTTTTTTGATTGCTACTTCTTTTTTTGCCCAGGCGCAGCAGCTTACACCTTTTAACGAGAAAGGATTAATCGGCTTTAAAGATATCACCGGCCGCGTGGTGGTTGCACCTAAATACGATTACTCCTCCGACTTTAGCGAAGGCCTGGCTTTGGTTGAGCTGAATAATACTAACGGATATATTAACAATAAAGGCCAGGAAGTGATTAAGCTTAAATACTATGGAGGGTATAGTTTTCAAAATGGCCTGGCAGTAGTATATAATTACCGCCTTAAATATGGAATTATCGACACAAAGGGAAACGAAATTGTTCCATTAAAATACGATCGGATAGGGGGAATTTCTGATGGGGTAAGGGTTTTTGAGCTGAATAAGAAGTTTGGGCTAATGGATAAAAACGGAAAAGAACTGTTTATAACCCCATACGATCGGATTTCTGGATTTGCAAATGGACTTGCGCTGATAACCCAGGATAAAAAAATGGGTTATATGGATAAATTTGGCAAGATCGTTATTCCGGCTGTTTACGATGATGCTACATTTTTCCTTGGCGCTAATGCCTTTGTAGAGAAGGAAAGTAAAATTTATATGATTGATACTAAGGGTAATATCATTAAAGCCTTACCATACGATAAACTGGGGTTCATCGGAGAGAAAGCTGTAAATGTTAAATTAAACGGGAAAACAGGAAGATTGAACGCATCGGGGAAAGAAATTATTCCACCGGTGTACGATGGGATTGGAAGGTTTAATGCTAATGGACAAGCCACCTTTACTGCCAATAAAAAAAAGGGGCTTATTGATCTCAACGGAAGAATATTAATTCCTGCAGCGTATGACGAACTTTCTTCTTTCGGCCGGGCAAGATATCAGGCTGCCCAGGATGGGAAAGAGATGATCCTGGATACACTTGGCAACCAGGTTTCTCCAAACAAATACGAAAAAATAGGTTATGATAGCGAGGGGCTCTCCTTAATGGTAACCAATGGTAAATATGGTTTTTTGGATAGAGAAGGAAAGGAAGCAATAGCGCCCAAATATCAATTCGTAGGCGATTTTTATTACGGAATGGCCAGGGTTAAATTAAATAATTTATGGGGTTTTATCGATAAAAACGAAAGAGTAGTCATTCCTATCCAATATACCTTTGTTACAGGAATGATTTTGTATCATGCGAAAATAAGGGTTGGTGAAAAGTGGGGGATGATAAACGATAAAGGTAAAGTGGTTATTGAACCAGTTTATAGTGATCTCGGTATTTTTACAGAAGGAAGGGTAAAGGTTAAAATAGACGGAAAGTGGGGCTTTTTGGATGAAGAAGGAAAGTTAGTGGTTCAAAACCTATACGCTGAAGTAGAAGATTTTGACGAGGGAAGAGCCATTGTAACACTCGGTGATAAAAAAATTAAAATTGATAAAAACGGGAAACAAGTAGAAAACTAA
- a CDS encoding helix-turn-helix domain-containing protein: protein MRKVVIKSFFILLSFSIKLNNNSKIRHSCLKNNYTSVAHLTMFLQSDESVQLKAFGENLRKLRKEKKLTMEALANLAEIELSQIYRIETGKINPKLTTILLIAKALNISPKDLF from the coding sequence ATGAGAAAAGTTGTAATAAAGAGTTTTTTCATATTATTAAGTTTTTCGATAAAACTAAATAATAATTCCAAAATTAGGCATTCATGCCTAAAAAATAATTACACTTCAGTAGCACATTTGACAATGTTTTTGCAGTCAGATGAATCGGTACAATTAAAAGCTTTTGGAGAAAACCTAAGGAAACTAAGGAAAGAGAAAAAGCTTACAATGGAAGCACTTGCCAATTTGGCTGAAATAGAATTATCTCAGATTTATAGGATTGAAACAGGTAAGATAAATCCAAAACTCACAACCATCTTATTGATTGCAAAAGCTTTGAATATTAGTCCTAAGGATTTGTTTTAG
- a CDS encoding IS1595 family transposase — protein sequence MTQHYTNLFELVEFLKDEETAIKHLEELRWKGNRACPHCGNIKTYALKSGKYKCADKDCDEQFTAKVGTIFEGSKVPLKKWFIAIYLLTSHKKGVSSHQLARDLKVTQKTAWFMLQRLRTALGNGSFEMLGGGDKVVEIDESYVGGKNSNRHVKKRIPNSQGRSTKDKAAVLGIMERGGKVKVVMVNNANGATIDPIIADTVIPNSNVMTDEWRVYRKLKLNYFHNYVKHGNGQYVSGNVHTNSIEGFWSQLKRSIFGIYHSTSKLHLQKYLDECSFRFNTRTSGEGDRVAMVVNLANCRLKYHELIKR from the coding sequence ATGACTCAACACTACACCAATTTATTTGAATTAGTAGAGTTTTTAAAAGACGAAGAAACAGCTATAAAGCACCTTGAAGAATTAAGATGGAAAGGTAACAGAGCATGTCCTCACTGTGGCAACATCAAAACCTATGCATTAAAAAGCGGTAAATATAAATGTGCTGATAAAGATTGCGACGAACAATTCACTGCTAAAGTTGGAACAATCTTCGAAGGTTCAAAAGTTCCACTTAAAAAATGGTTCATAGCTATTTATCTGCTAACCTCGCACAAGAAAGGGGTATCTTCACACCAGTTAGCAAGAGATTTAAAAGTGACGCAGAAAACAGCATGGTTCATGCTACAAAGATTACGTACAGCTTTGGGTAATGGAAGTTTTGAAATGCTTGGTGGTGGAGATAAAGTAGTTGAAATAGATGAAAGCTATGTAGGAGGAAAGAATTCGAATCGTCATGTAAAGAAAAGAATTCCTAACTCACAAGGCAGAAGTACAAAGGATAAAGCGGCAGTGTTAGGCATCATGGAACGCGGAGGTAAGGTTAAAGTTGTAATGGTTAACAATGCAAACGGTGCAACGATTGATCCGATTATTGCTGATACTGTTATTCCTAACTCAAATGTAATGACTGATGAATGGCGAGTATATAGAAAGCTTAAGCTTAACTATTTTCACAACTATGTTAAGCACGGAAATGGGCAATATGTATCTGGAAATGTTCATACAAATTCAATTGAAGGTTTCTGGAGTCAATTAAAACGTTCTATCTTTGGAATATATCACTCAACATCAAAGCTTCACTTGCAAAAGTATTTAGATGAATGTTCTTTCCGGTTTAACACTCGGACAAGCGGTGAGGGTGATAGAGTAGCGATGGTAGTAAATCTTGCTAACTGCAGATTGAAATATCACGAACTAATAAAACGATAA
- a CDS encoding GNAT family N-acetyltransferase — MKPFDFSTFPIVETDRFTLRRLLLTDAAEIYELRSDVEVAVLTGKAPYQSLNDATAYINKIDNLVNNNESIYWVIAEQETGPMIGAVCLWDFNPETRTIEMGYELLRAFQGKGIMLEVIPRILNYAFEVMGVQTIVAFPSSDNPPSVKLLERLGFDLVQEDHKNTHQGVPGMLTYTFSAPES; from the coding sequence ATGAAACCATTCGATTTTTCCACCTTCCCGATAGTAGAAACGGATAGATTTACACTTCGCAGGCTCTTACTAACAGATGCGGCCGAAATTTACGAACTCCGTTCGGATGTGGAAGTAGCTGTCTTAACCGGAAAAGCACCCTATCAGAGTTTAAATGATGCCACTGCCTATATCAACAAGATCGACAACCTCGTTAATAACAACGAATCGATATACTGGGTTATTGCCGAGCAGGAAACCGGTCCAATGATTGGGGCGGTTTGCCTTTGGGATTTCAATCCTGAAACCAGGACTATTGAAATGGGTTACGAACTGCTTCGGGCGTTTCAGGGAAAAGGTATTATGTTGGAGGTAATCCCGCGTATACTTAACTATGCATTTGAAGTAATGGGGGTGCAAACCATTGTAGCCTTTCCATCCAGCGACAATCCCCCATCTGTAAAACTGCTGGAAAGGCTTGGCTTTGATCTGGTTCAGGAAGATCATAAAAATACACATCAAGGCGTACCTGGAATGCTTACCTATACATTTTCTGCTCCTGAATCCTGA
- the pepE gene encoding dipeptidase PepE, with product MMNIILASTSTLFGGEYLAYLKAEIIDLYQGIDEIIFIPFARPGGISHDDYTQKAIDFFETIGIKAKGLHEFEDQAEAINAAKGFFTGGGNTFLLVKTLHEAGLMQALKSNVESGKPYLGCSAGSNIGGVNMKTTNDMPIVYPASFECMGLVPFNLNPHYLDPDPTLKHNGETRETRIKEFLTQNNIKVVGLREGNWIRRKGDKITVEGTQLTRIFEPGKLPYELPEGSLL from the coding sequence ATGATGAATATTATCCTTGCCTCAACCTCTACCCTATTTGGTGGTGAATACCTGGCTTATTTAAAAGCAGAGATTATCGATTTATATCAAGGTATCGACGAAATCATTTTTATCCCCTTTGCCCGGCCGGGTGGTATTTCTCACGATGATTACACCCAGAAAGCTATCGATTTTTTCGAAACCATTGGCATTAAAGCTAAAGGATTACACGAATTTGAAGATCAGGCAGAGGCTATTAATGCAGCGAAGGGATTTTTCACCGGAGGTGGCAACACTTTTCTGTTGGTAAAAACCCTGCACGAGGCAGGTCTGATGCAAGCATTAAAATCGAATGTAGAAAGTGGTAAACCTTACCTAGGCTGCAGTGCAGGAAGTAATATTGGTGGCGTAAATATGAAAACTACCAACGATATGCCGATTGTTTATCCAGCCTCATTCGAATGTATGGGATTGGTTCCTTTTAATCTTAATCCGCATTACCTCGACCCAGACCCTACACTGAAACACAATGGCGAAACCAGGGAAACGCGTATAAAAGAGTTTTTAACCCAAAACAACATTAAGGTAGTTGGCCTCAGAGAAGGGAACTGGATTAGAAGAAAAGGCGATAAAATTACGGTTGAAGGCACTCAGCTTACCCGCATTTTTGAACCAGGTAAATTGCCGTACGAACTGCCGGAAGGTAGCTTGTTATAA
- a CDS encoding RNA polymerase sigma-70 factor: MPVYPTPHQDELISRLKCGDELAFNQIYNSYWKQLYYTAFTILQDEEGALDAIQEVFVSLWQRKHDLNIVTLKAYLHQAVRFTVLKAIRAQKTDQEFYKRLAKITTEIIIEQPMLFKEQKSLIEGLIDSLPADCKAIFLMSREEEMTYKQIAAKLEISEKTVEKKMSKSLKIIREGLNLEMCLFIIAAYHLF; this comes from the coding sequence ATGCCAGTCTATCCAACACCACATCAAGATGAGTTGATTTCCAGATTAAAATGTGGTGATGAGCTCGCATTCAATCAAATTTACAATAGCTACTGGAAACAGCTCTACTACACCGCCTTTACTATTTTACAAGATGAAGAAGGTGCGCTGGATGCCATACAGGAAGTGTTTGTGAGCTTATGGCAGCGTAAACATGACCTCAACATTGTAACCCTTAAAGCTTATCTCCACCAGGCGGTACGTTTTACGGTACTTAAGGCTATAAGGGCACAAAAAACTGATCAGGAATTTTATAAAAGACTGGCTAAAATCACTACTGAAATTATTATAGAACAGCCCATGCTTTTTAAGGAGCAAAAAAGCCTGATAGAAGGGTTGATTGATAGCCTCCCTGCCGATTGTAAAGCCATTTTTTTAATGAGCCGCGAAGAAGAAATGACCTATAAGCAAATTGCCGCTAAACTCGAAATTTCTGAAAAAACTGTCGAGAAAAAAATGTCCAAATCGCTTAAAATCATTCGCGAAGGCTTAAACCTCGAAATGTGTCTTTTTATAATTGCCGCTTATCATTTGTTTTGA
- a CDS encoding FecR family protein: MLDDGTTVWLNAASSLRYPLHFNGNERRVELTGEGYFEVAHLKTKPFIVVTGKQEVEVLGTHFNINAYPDEEDVKTTLLEGSVKVKSLQDKSQSKYLKPGEQSVLNNNNWLVKQVDAATQVDWKNGRFIFKDEELKSVMRKLARWYDIEVDYTQPVENLNFSGKISRSKTLKDVLRILTRTNDVTFKVKERRVTVMP, encoded by the coding sequence ATATTAGACGATGGTACCACTGTTTGGCTCAATGCAGCATCTTCTTTAAGGTATCCCTTACATTTTAACGGCAACGAGAGAAGGGTTGAGTTAACAGGAGAAGGTTACTTTGAAGTGGCGCACTTAAAAACTAAACCATTTATTGTAGTAACCGGCAAGCAGGAAGTAGAAGTTTTGGGTACCCATTTCAATATTAATGCCTATCCGGATGAAGAAGATGTTAAAACCACCTTGTTGGAGGGCAGCGTAAAGGTAAAAAGCCTGCAGGATAAAAGCCAGTCGAAATACCTTAAACCAGGCGAACAGTCGGTGTTGAACAACAACAATTGGCTGGTAAAACAGGTTGATGCCGCTACACAGGTAGACTGGAAAAACGGCCGTTTCATTTTTAAGGATGAAGAGCTTAAAAGTGTAATGCGCAAATTGGCCCGATGGTATGATATTGAAGTGGACTATACACAGCCGGTAGAAAATTTGAATTTTAGCGGTAAAATTTCGAGATCGAAAACCTTAAAAGATGTACTCAGGATATTAACACGCACAAATGATGTAACCTTTAAAGTAAAAGAAAGGAGGGTTACAGTTATGCCATAA
- a CDS encoding SusC/RagA family TonB-linked outer membrane protein — protein sequence MKFYDLNSYWNSCAKNKVLLTMKLTVLLLFGLVFQVCANGYAQNKITLAEKNISLEEVLDKISQQSGLDIFYNANRIKRINNISINVKEASLAAVLDKCFIGLPLTYTIEASTIVIRDRSELKYTTFNRQFADVRGRVVDEAGQGLPGATIKVKESSTAVVSGNNGEFVLKNVQDGAILQVSFVSYQTQEIKANLKAEMLIQLIAESGSLNEVVVTGFGQTQKKVSVTAAISTVQTRELKQSPVSNLSNALAGRLPGLTTIQSSGTPGSDGSAIYIRGIGTYGASRSPLIVIDGLPRGDANFGDIDVNEVASISILKDAAATSLYGIQGANGVILVTTKRGKIGKTNIQFNGQYGLQTPQRLPERFSSLQKATLDNQGSVNDGSNPIWTDKEIELFRSKADPYTYPDVNWYDVIFEPNTPQQQYNANMSGGNSSVKYFVSLGYLNQGTLFKGANDNKYSVSQKYDRYNFRSNIDITATDMMNVRLDLASRIEQRTGPGPGYGTVFSWVNLMQNYTTPVFNPNGTYGAGRITAPDVWNPLGAIKESGYYDNFWNSTNGTIEINHRLDFITKGLNAKGLYTFENYGAINYGQNQQFTAFRYRKDPVSGAETYTPFTQQTSLSKSSGTSATRYYYYNLQLNYDRSFGKHTFSGLALFNRNYTSVTGDLPRAYEGFVGRAAYNYDAKYFAEFNMGYNGSENFPKGKRYGFFPAVSAGWVISAESWYNIKAMNYLKLRGHSVTWVTIILVDQDGSSFPITAGAEASILELLQPHQEVTM from the coding sequence ATGAAATTTTACGATCTTAATTCGTACTGGAATTCCTGTGCGAAAAATAAAGTTCTGCTAACCATGAAACTTACTGTTTTACTTCTCTTTGGCCTGGTTTTTCAGGTGTGTGCAAATGGCTACGCGCAAAACAAGATTACCCTTGCAGAAAAGAATATTTCTTTAGAAGAGGTATTAGACAAGATCAGTCAGCAAAGCGGATTGGATATCTTTTACAACGCCAACAGGATAAAAAGGATAAACAATATCTCCATTAATGTTAAAGAGGCTTCCTTAGCCGCCGTTTTAGATAAATGTTTTATCGGTTTGCCCTTAACCTATACCATTGAAGCCTCAACCATTGTAATCCGCGATCGCAGCGAGTTAAAGTATACAACCTTTAACCGTCAGTTTGCCGATGTGCGGGGCCGGGTAGTAGATGAAGCTGGCCAGGGTTTGCCCGGCGCAACCATAAAAGTAAAAGAGAGCTCTACTGCGGTAGTGAGTGGCAACAATGGCGAGTTCGTGCTGAAAAATGTTCAGGATGGAGCCATTTTGCAGGTGTCGTTTGTAAGTTACCAGACACAGGAAATAAAGGCCAATCTGAAAGCCGAAATGTTGATTCAGCTCATTGCCGAGTCGGGAAGCCTGAACGAGGTAGTAGTTACCGGTTTTGGGCAAACCCAAAAAAAAGTAAGCGTAACCGCAGCCATATCTACCGTTCAAACCAGGGAATTAAAGCAAAGCCCGGTTTCAAATTTAAGTAATGCCTTAGCTGGCCGTTTACCCGGATTAACAACTATTCAGTCATCAGGTACTCCGGGTTCAGACGGATCGGCTATTTACATCCGTGGTATTGGTACCTACGGCGCTAGCAGAAGCCCCTTAATTGTAATTGATGGTTTACCCCGCGGAGATGCCAACTTTGGCGATATTGATGTGAATGAAGTTGCTTCAATTAGTATATTAAAAGATGCTGCGGCAACCTCATTATACGGTATACAAGGTGCCAACGGTGTAATTCTGGTAACCACTAAACGCGGAAAAATTGGCAAAACCAATATTCAGTTTAATGGACAGTATGGTTTGCAGACACCGCAACGCCTGCCCGAACGTTTCAGCAGTTTACAAAAAGCAACTTTAGATAATCAGGGCTCTGTTAACGATGGTAGTAACCCTATCTGGACAGATAAAGAGATTGAACTTTTTAGAAGCAAAGCTGACCCTTACACCTATCCTGATGTAAACTGGTACGATGTAATTTTCGAACCCAATACCCCTCAGCAACAATACAACGCCAACATGAGTGGCGGTAACAGTAGCGTAAAATATTTTGTTTCATTAGGCTACCTTAATCAGGGTACGCTTTTTAAAGGGGCGAATGATAATAAATATAGTGTGTCTCAAAAATACGACCGCTATAATTTTCGCTCTAATATTGATATTACGGCAACGGATATGATGAATGTACGGCTTGACCTGGCTTCGAGAATTGAGCAACGAACCGGACCCGGGCCAGGTTATGGTACTGTATTTAGCTGGGTAAACCTGATGCAAAACTATACCACACCTGTTTTTAACCCCAATGGTACTTATGGTGCAGGGCGGATTACCGCACCTGATGTATGGAACCCACTGGGTGCTATAAAAGAAAGCGGTTATTATGATAATTTCTGGAACAGCACCAACGGTACCATTGAAATAAACCATAGACTCGATTTTATTACCAAAGGGTTAAATGCCAAAGGTTTGTATACTTTCGAAAATTATGGCGCCATCAATTACGGTCAAAACCAGCAATTTACGGCTTTCCGCTATCGTAAAGATCCCGTAAGCGGAGCAGAAACCTATACACCATTTACCCAACAAACCTCACTTTCAAAATCATCGGGCACTTCGGCTACCCGTTATTACTACTATAACCTGCAGCTCAACTACGATCGCTCGTTTGGTAAACACACATTTTCTGGCCTGGCTTTATTTAATCGCAACTATACTTCTGTTACAGGCGATTTACCCCGGGCTTATGAAGGTTTTGTAGGCAGGGCAGCATATAATTACGATGCAAAATATTTTGCAGAATTTAATATGGGCTATAATGGTTCTGAAAATTTCCCCAAAGGTAAACGTTACGGCTTTTTTCCAGCGGTTTCTGCAGGCTGGGTAATTTCTGCCGAATCCTGGTACAATATCAAAGCCATGAATTACCTTAAGCTTCGGGGTCATTCGGTTACGTGGGTAACGATAATATTGGTGGATCAAGATGGCTCTTCATTTCCGATTACAGCAGGGGCGGAGGCTTCGATTTTGGAACTTCTCCAACCACATCAGGAGGTTACAATGTAA
- a CDS encoding TonB-dependent receptor, whose product MGNDNIGGSRWLFISDYSRGGGFDFGTSPTTSGGYNVNRTGNPNITWEKAQKSNIGLETGFFNNALKLDVDVFRENRTNILTTPQTIPTYLGIAGLSAINVGKVLNQGFEASLNFNTNVDKVNIFGYINWTYNKNKILARDEPNLAYPYQALTGLPVGYQLGYIAEGLFKDQGEIDASPKQSFAGRVIPGDIRYRDMNGDRVINENDRVAIQVSNFPNNTFGASLGASWKGIDLSVLMQGALSGKTNVPYLGPARLDDVWTPATASTATYPTVHYSLAGGQNNSQLSTFFIYSSDYLKLKNLELGYTFPTRTLAKIKISSLRIFANGLNLATWDKLPYKDYDPEQTANGTALYPTMKVYNVGVSMNF is encoded by the coding sequence GTGGGTAACGATAATATTGGTGGATCAAGATGGCTCTTCATTTCCGATTACAGCAGGGGCGGAGGCTTCGATTTTGGAACTTCTCCAACCACATCAGGAGGTTACAATGTAAACCGTACAGGTAACCCCAATATTACCTGGGAAAAAGCGCAAAAATCGAACATCGGTTTAGAAACAGGTTTCTTTAATAATGCGCTTAAGCTGGATGTAGATGTATTTAGGGAAAATAGAACCAACATCCTCACTACGCCACAAACTATCCCAACTTATTTGGGTATTGCAGGCCTTTCGGCCATTAATGTGGGTAAAGTATTAAACCAGGGTTTCGAGGCTTCTTTAAACTTTAACACCAATGTAGATAAGGTTAATATTTTCGGATACATCAACTGGACTTACAATAAAAACAAAATACTTGCCCGAGATGAGCCCAATTTAGCTTATCCATACCAAGCTTTAACCGGGCTTCCTGTAGGCTATCAGTTAGGTTATATTGCCGAAGGTTTGTTTAAAGATCAGGGCGAAATAGATGCATCGCCGAAACAGAGCTTTGCAGGTAGGGTTATTCCGGGTGATATCCGTTACCGCGATATGAATGGCGACCGTGTAATCAATGAAAACGATCGTGTAGCCATTCAGGTAAGTAATTTTCCAAACAATACTTTCGGGGCTTCGCTAGGGGCATCGTGGAAAGGAATCGATTTAAGTGTTTTGATGCAGGGCGCTTTAAGCGGTAAAACCAATGTACCTTATCTTGGGCCGGCAAGGCTTGATGATGTTTGGACACCAGCAACAGCCAGTACAGCAACTTACCCTACGGTGCATTACAGCTTAGCGGGTGGACAAAATAATTCGCAGCTAAGTACTTTCTTTATTTACAGTTCCGATTACCTAAAACTTAAAAATTTAGAACTAGGCTACACATTTCCTACCCGAACACTCGCAAAAATTAAAATAAGCTCGCTACGGATATTTGCCAACGGATTAAACCTGGCCACCTGGGATAAACTGCCTTACAAGGATTACGATCCGGAACAAACTGCAAACGGAACCGCATTGTACCCAACCATGAAAGTATACAATGTGGGTGTATCGATGAATTTCTAA
- a CDS encoding alpha-N-acetylglucosaminidase has translation MNCLKGKKYILLCIIVAWLNPAKAQVYQAVKEIAARRTPWLASSLTFSSIPAQDGKDVFELSTENNKVKIAASNANAAAEGLGWYLKYYCKRSLSHLGDNLEPVKTLPQIAGKVKVVSPYPYRYALNYCTISYSMSFYKWKDWERELDWMALNGVNLILAPVGMEAVWQNTLKKIGYSDEETKAFIPGPAFDAWWLMGNLEGWGGPVSQTLINQQVKLEQQIIKRMKDLKIEPVMQGFYGMVPTSLKNKMKVTVADQGKWAGGFTRPDFLVPTDPAFEKIADIYYAEMKKLYGAGLQFFGGDPFHEGGNSKGVDVGAAATAIQKRMQQHFPGSTWVLQGWQSNPSAALLSGLDKKKTLVIELFGENTNNWEKRKAYDGTPFVWSNVSNFGEKNGLYGKLQRFSDEVNRAKSSAYGQFLAGVGIIPEGINNNPVAYDLMLELGWHRDLVKVNDWIKGYQDYRYGKSNTKLNEAWQLLLETAYSSPEIYQEGPSESIFCARPGMAIKTVSSWGTRKRNYDPERFAEAVKLFVAAGADFKSVETYQTDKIDFVRQVLANKGDITYQKMISAIAAKDAVVFKKESARFEELILQQDSLLSASKYFSLNRWLQQSIDFGKTPEDKANALKNAKTQITYWGPDNNPKTDLRDYAHKEWAGLLKSLYLSRWQAFTADQLAKINGEQHESPDYFAMELAWTQKPDLYELKPLTAGQLDQLIEQILK, from the coding sequence ATGAACTGTTTAAAAGGCAAAAAGTATATCCTGTTGTGCATTATCGTCGCTTGGTTAAACCCCGCCAAGGCACAGGTTTATCAGGCGGTAAAAGAAATAGCGGCCAGAAGAACCCCTTGGTTGGCTTCATCACTTACATTTAGTAGTATACCAGCCCAGGATGGAAAAGACGTTTTCGAGCTTTCGACGGAAAACAATAAGGTTAAAATTGCCGCATCTAATGCCAATGCCGCAGCCGAAGGCTTAGGCTGGTACCTGAAATATTATTGCAAAAGAAGTCTCTCGCATTTGGGCGATAACCTTGAGCCTGTAAAAACCTTACCGCAAATTGCTGGCAAAGTGAAGGTGGTTTCACCATATCCATACCGCTATGCTTTAAACTATTGTACCATCAGTTATTCGATGAGTTTTTACAAGTGGAAAGACTGGGAGCGCGAACTAGACTGGATGGCCTTAAATGGGGTAAATCTCATTCTGGCGCCGGTTGGCATGGAAGCGGTATGGCAAAATACACTTAAGAAAATTGGTTATAGCGATGAAGAAACGAAGGCCTTTATACCCGGGCCTGCATTTGATGCCTGGTGGTTAATGGGGAATTTAGAAGGCTGGGGCGGACCAGTTAGCCAAACATTGATTAACCAGCAGGTAAAGTTAGAACAGCAGATCATTAAACGGATGAAAGATTTAAAGATCGAGCCGGTTATGCAGGGCTTTTATGGCATGGTACCTACAAGTTTAAAAAACAAAATGAAGGTTACTGTTGCCGATCAGGGCAAATGGGCAGGTGGTTTTACCCGTCCTGATTTTTTGGTGCCTACCGATCCTGCTTTTGAGAAGATTGCAGACATATACTATGCCGAAATGAAAAAATTGTACGGTGCGGGCTTACAATTTTTTGGTGGAGACCCTTTTCACGAAGGTGGAAATTCGAAAGGAGTGGATGTAGGTGCAGCAGCCACCGCAATACAAAAGCGTATGCAACAACATTTTCCTGGCAGTACCTGGGTATTGCAGGGCTGGCAATCTAATCCTTCGGCTGCTTTATTGAGTGGTTTAGATAAAAAGAAAACACTGGTAATCGAATTATTTGGCGAAAACACCAACAACTGGGAGAAACGAAAGGCTTATGATGGTACCCCTTTTGTTTGGAGCAATGTGAGTAATTTTGGTGAGAAAAACGGACTTTACGGCAAGCTTCAACGGTTTTCTGATGAAGTAAACAGGGCAAAAAGCAGTGCTTACGGTCAGTTTTTGGCTGGGGTGGGTATTATACCCGAAGGAATAAATAATAATCCGGTAGCTTACGATTTAATGCTGGAACTTGGTTGGCACCGGGATCTTGTAAAAGTAAATGATTGGATAAAAGGTTATCAGGATTACCGTTATGGAAAAAGTAATACTAAACTTAATGAGGCCTGGCAACTTTTATTGGAAACGGCTTACAGCAGTCCGGAAATATACCAGGAGGGGCCTTCAGAATCGATTTTTTGCGCAAGACCGGGAATGGCTATTAAAACAGTTTCATCATGGGGAACCCGCAAAAGAAATTATGATCCCGAACGCTTTGCCGAAGCCGTTAAGCTATTTGTAGCTGCGGGAGCTGACTTTAAGTCGGTAGAAACTTACCAAACCGATAAAATTGATTTTGTTAGGCAAGTGCTGGCCAATAAGGGTGATATTACCTACCAGAAAATGATATCGGCTATTGCTGCTAAAGATGCTGTTGTTTTTAAAAAAGAAAGTGCCCGGTTTGAAGAACTGATTTTACAGCAAGATTCGCTTTTAAGTGCCAGCAAATACTTTTCTTTAAACAGGTGGCTACAGCAGTCCATTGATTTTGGTAAAACCCCTGAAGATAAAGCCAATGCTTTAAAAAATGCAAAAACACAGATTACTTACTGGGGGCCAGATAATAATCCGAAAACCGACCTCCGCGATTATGCACACAAAGAATGGGCAGGCTTGCTTAAATCTTTATACCTTTCGCGTTGGCAGGCATTTACTGCAGATCAGCTGGCTAAAATAAATGGTGAACAACATGAGTCGCCCGATTATTTTGCAATGGAGTTAGCCTGGACTCAAAAACCTGATTTGTATGAGCTAAAACCACTCACGGCCGGGCAACTTGATCAGCTGATTGAGCAGATCTTGAAATAA